ACAAAAAATTGACGGACAATTTTCGTGAATATCGCCTTTATTTATCAGAGCCAAATGTTTTAGTATCAGAATCTTTTCCTTCTGGATTAAACAAATACCCAATTCCCCAAACCGTCTGTAGATATTGCGGTTTTTTGGGGTCATCTTCGATTTTATTTCTTAGATAATTCATATACACCGTGATTAAGTTTTTGTCCATGTCCCCATCACTCCAGACACTAGCGTAAATCTGTTCTTTACTAAAGACTTGATAGGGATTTTCCATGAAAAACAGAATCATCATGATCTCTTTAGACGTCATATTTACTATCTCACCATTTTTGCTAAACTGATATTGATTTTTATCAAAGGAAAAGATCCCTTCTTTTAGCATCGATTCTTCCCGATGCCGACTCAATGTCAACAATTGTTCCGTTCGATTTAATGTACTGATGACTTGGGCTCTCAATACATTTGGGGCAAAGGGTTTGGCGATATAGACGTCTCCTCCAGATTCTAGACCACTGACGATGTCTTGCTCACTTTTTTTCCCACTAACAAAAATAATTGGCGTTAACGGTTGACGTTCTCGAATCAATTGAGCCAAATGATAGCCATCGTTTTCATGCTCTAAACTTACATCTAGAAGAAACAATTGAAAGTCCACTCGTTCCATAATGTCTATTGTTTTTTCGATTGTATCGCTTTGATATACTAATAGACCTGTTGACTGAAGAGACTTCCAAATCAAACGTCGAATTGCTGGATCATCATCTACTACCAAAATTTTTTCGTTTCGCAACGTGCACACCTCATTATTTTTTTTACATTATCTATACAATAGCTGAATTATCTTTAAATTTCAACATGAACTTGTTATGATATGAACAGACTTTTAAAAGGAGCTAGACCAATGAAACGAACAACTAAAATTGTCAATCGGATGATTGCCGTATTAATCGTCTTTATTGTTGTATCCGTTTTCTTTGCTATCCGCGGATTTTATGTAATTCGCAAAACAACAACAGCTAGTGGACAAGACTTTTTATTGCAATCAACAGAATATGTGGGAAAAGTCATTCAACTCTCTATGAAAAATCGTCATCAAGCGCTAAACTACCTAGCTATTGATGGAAATTTGAAAAATAGCGAGGACCCAGTGACCTATTTGAAGAATAGTCGCTCATCTTTAAATACATTTTTTGACTCGCTGAATGATGAAACAGATGCACTCTTTTATATAGATGCTGATGGAACCCCACTCTATGCTTTCCATTGGGATTCAAAAGAAAAGCAAACGAAGATCACTGATATTGAAACCATCCGTCCATTTATTGATCATGATTTATCTCTGAAGCAATTACTTGATAAACCAACGGCTCAAAATGGTGATTCTTACTTTATTGAAAAAAAAGCATATATCAATTTTTATAAAGAAATCAGAACAGACGCTGGCAAAATCGATGGTTATTTGATTTTACCATTGAATTTAGAAGCTTTTTACAAACATTTTCTACAAGATTTTGAAGTCGATTATAAAGGCTATCCAATGATCAAAGATCGCTCTATGACTGTAGTCATGCATCCTGTGGAACAGCAAGTTGGTTTAGATATTATCAATGATCGAGAGAAGCTTTATCCGAACTTTGATTATTCAGATTTAAAACGATTAGAAAAATATCAATTAACGCATGACTCTGGTAAATTAACCTATAAGTCTTATTGGTGGGACGAAGATATGCCTACAGAAGTCTTAAAAATCAGCGCGTTTGAATGGATCGATGTTGGCTTAGCACGCTGGGTCGTAGCCATCAATGCTGATTACAATGAACGCAACAATGATATTATCAATTTTGTCATTGTTTTGTCTTTATTATTGGTTTTATTGCTACTATTGATTATTATCTGTTCCTTGTTTATCCGTAATTTTAGAAAAAAAGAAACTATTGAAGAAGAAAATCGTCACTTGATTGAAACCCAAAAACAACAAAAAATGCAGCATCAGTTAGAGTTAGAACTTTATCAGCGCAATAAAATGGAAACAGTCGGTCTTCTTACAACATCTATCGTTCATGATATGAATAATTTTTTGACACCAATTATTGGTAATACACAATTGTTATTGGAAGAATACGCTGAAAATCAGCTATTAGAAGAAGATTTACAAGAAATTTTGCATTCTGCTCAAAAAGGAAAACAATTATCAGCTAATGTTTTACGCTTTTCTAAAACACAAGCAAGCGTACAAGAATGGGTAGATATTTCGGCTGCAATCGGAGTTGCGACTCACTTGATTGGTGAGATTATTCCTAAAAACACACAGCTCACTCTTTCGATACAAGAAAATTTAGGTAGGACAAAATTAGAAGAAATCGATTTGCAAAATTTGATTTACAACCTAATTACTAATGCTTATCAAGCCACTAAAAGCAATCCGAATCAACAATCTCAAATCCAAGTTATTGTCTCTCCTGCTTCCAATGAAACAGTTGAGCGAGCAAAGAAAGAGAATCCTCAAATGAATCAGTTTGAACGCTTTGTAACTCTGGAAATTTCTGATAATGGACCTGGAATTCCTGATGCATTAAAAGAAAAAATATTTGAACCATTTTTTACCACTAAATCTGCAGATGAAGGTACTGGTCTTGGTTTATTTGCGGTAGCATCTATCGTCTCAAAATACGAATGGTATCTGTCATTAGATTCAAAAGAAGGAAAAGGAACTCGCTTTTTCATCACATTCCCTGTCCGGTTTCCTGAATAGAAATCCGTTCTCTCTATTAGGCTGTATAGTATTTTTTTCTTTCATTTTTGGTTATACTAATAGAGAAATCATTTTGTTAAAGGAGTTCTATTTATGGGGAATTATTTTAGTTTCATTATGGGTATTATTTACCTTTTAGGTGCATTGGCTATTCCAACTTGGCGCCGTAAAAAAGTCAATCAAGATTGGATATTTTTTGAGCTTCTTTGGTTTTCTATCTGCTTTATTTTTTATGTTATTTTTTTAGAACTTGAGCTTCACAGTTTTTACTTTTTGATCCCGTTCGCTTTTCTTCTGCTTTTTCTTTTTTGCTATTTTAATGAAAAACGTAGATTAATAAATGGCTTATTATTTAATCTATTTTTAGTCGTTGGTATGACGTATCTTGGCTTTTTAGTCATTAGAACTATGAATTTACTATTAGTCGTTTTAGCTGGGATCACAGGAGCCGTCTTATTAGTATTCGTGTTGATTGGTATTTATGCACTACTTGTTTTCTTGTATTGGAATGCAATTGTTGTAATGCGTAAAGAAGGACGTTCCTTAGCAAATTTATTGACGCTACTTTTAGCGATTGGCTTGACCGCCTTTTTGATTTTTAATCATTATTCCAATCAACTTTTACCTTCTTGGGCATCTTTGTTATTCGGGATTTTACCG
The DNA window shown above is from Enterococcus sp. 4G2_DIV0659 and carries:
- a CDS encoding sensor histidine kinase — translated: MKRTTKIVNRMIAVLIVFIVVSVFFAIRGFYVIRKTTTASGQDFLLQSTEYVGKVIQLSMKNRHQALNYLAIDGNLKNSEDPVTYLKNSRSSLNTFFDSLNDETDALFYIDADGTPLYAFHWDSKEKQTKITDIETIRPFIDHDLSLKQLLDKPTAQNGDSYFIEKKAYINFYKEIRTDAGKIDGYLILPLNLEAFYKHFLQDFEVDYKGYPMIKDRSMTVVMHPVEQQVGLDIINDREKLYPNFDYSDLKRLEKYQLTHDSGKLTYKSYWWDEDMPTEVLKISAFEWIDVGLARWVVAINADYNERNNDIINFVIVLSLLLVLLLLLIIICSLFIRNFRKKETIEEENRHLIETQKQQKMQHQLELELYQRNKMETVGLLTTSIVHDMNNFLTPIIGNTQLLLEEYAENQLLEEDLQEILHSAQKGKQLSANVLRFSKTQASVQEWVDISAAIGVATHLIGEIIPKNTQLTLSIQENLGRTKLEEIDLQNLIYNLITNAYQATKSNPNQQSQIQVIVSPASNETVERAKKENPQMNQFERFVTLEISDNGPGIPDALKEKIFEPFFTTKSADEGTGLGLFAVASIVSKYEWYLSLDSKEGKGTRFFITFPVRFPE
- a CDS encoding response regulator transcription factor yields the protein MRNEKILVVDDDPAIRRLIWKSLQSTGLLVYQSDTIEKTIDIMERVDFQLFLLDVSLEHENDGYHLAQLIRERQPLTPIIFVSGKKSEQDIVSGLESGGDVYIAKPFAPNVLRAQVISTLNRTEQLLTLSRHREESMLKEGIFSFDKNQYQFSKNGEIVNMTSKEIMMILFFMENPYQVFSKEQIYASVWSDGDMDKNLITVYMNYLRNKIEDDPKKPQYLQTVWGIGYLFNPEGKDSDTKTFGSDK